Proteins from a genomic interval of bacterium:
- the fliG gene encoding flagellar motor switch protein FliG, whose protein sequence is MSETALTPRPPRLPGPAVGIEKAAILLLTLGPDAAREVMKHLGEGEVRALSAAMARTRSIPRPEAAAVHEEAWRWLTSRSGFLVDGETFVRQLIQALAPTSRGAQEEAMRELARAKEGEGSPSLGAKLEGVSPAVIAKVLGTEHPQVIAMVLGHLVPRQAADVLNLLGEELHADVVRRISELKSVEPELLAEVGAVILGQVQSLGGAAATSSGKSGGGLGGTKLAADIMNLVDKAVESRVFSELDDSVPDVAEQIRNLMLTFEDLARLDNRGMQTLLKEVAREDLMLALKTASPTMQEKIFRNISARAAEILQEDMGTMGPVRLKDVEKAQANIITVARRLAEEQKIQLGGGGDDALV, encoded by the coding sequence ATGAGCGAGACCGCCCTCACGCCACGCCCGCCGCGGCTCCCCGGACCCGCCGTCGGCATCGAAAAGGCCGCCATCCTCCTCTTGACGCTCGGCCCCGACGCCGCGCGCGAGGTCATGAAGCACCTCGGCGAAGGCGAGGTGCGGGCGCTGTCGGCGGCGATGGCGCGCACGCGCTCCATCCCGCGGCCCGAGGCCGCGGCCGTGCACGAGGAGGCGTGGCGCTGGCTCACCAGCCGCTCCGGCTTCCTCGTCGACGGCGAGACCTTCGTGCGCCAGCTGATCCAGGCGCTCGCTCCCACCAGCCGCGGGGCGCAGGAGGAGGCGATGCGCGAGCTCGCGCGCGCGAAGGAGGGCGAGGGCAGCCCCTCGCTCGGCGCGAAGCTCGAGGGCGTGTCGCCCGCGGTCATCGCGAAGGTGCTCGGGACCGAGCACCCGCAGGTGATCGCGATGGTGCTCGGCCACCTCGTGCCGCGCCAGGCGGCGGACGTCCTTAACCTGCTCGGGGAGGAGCTGCACGCGGACGTGGTGCGCCGCATCTCGGAGCTGAAGAGCGTCGAGCCCGAGCTGCTGGCCGAGGTGGGCGCGGTGATCCTGGGCCAGGTGCAGAGCCTCGGCGGCGCGGCGGCGACGTCGAGCGGCAAGAGCGGGGGCGGGCTGGGCGGCACGAAGCTCGCAGCCGACATCATGAACCTGGTCGACAAGGCGGTGGAGTCGCGCGTCTTCAGCGAGCTCGACGACTCCGTCCCCGACGTCGCGGAGCAGATCCGCAACCTCATGCTGACCTTCGAGGACCTGGCCCGGCTCGACAACCGCGGCATGCAGACGCTGCTGAAGGAGGTCGCGCGCGAGGACCTCATGCTGGCGCTGAAGACCGCGAGCCCGACCATGCAGGAGAAGATCTTCCGCAACATCTCCGCGCGCGCCGCCGAGATCCTCCAGGAGGACATGGGCACGATGGGCCCGGTGCGCCTGAAGGACGTCGAGAAGGCGCAGGCCAACATCATCACCGTCGCGCGCCGGCTGGCCGAGGAGCAGAAGATCCAGCTCGGCGGCGGAGGGGACGATGCCCTCGTCTGA
- the fliF gene encoding flagellar M-ring protein FliF yields MNARVQQLLENVRDFFVALPPARRIAIVGVGVASVLLVLGLAWWVQRPLYRPLFTNLSQDDAGRIVQALRDEKVDYQLDDGGRAILVPGERLYELRLALASRGLPEGGGVGFELFDRQTLGQTDFLQHLNYQRALQGELARTISELGGVDSARVHLALPERSLFVSQDRRPSASVVVKLAPGRALSRAQIDGIVNLVAASVEGMDPDGVTVVDEAGRMLTPDRGAGLDDGAASGTALDYQRAMERGTEERVESLLGAIVGRGAVVARVAAKLDFARAERTEERFDPDGAVLKTEQQRREETVGAPPTGGVPGTQSNLTNEVVETNVPSGPTTERREQSVTYEISKMVSRTIAPVGALERLSVAVVVDGTYTEENGTRTFQPRPQEELDRYTELVKSAVGFNEERGDQIQVMSAPFQEAPEATGSGVLSAVGRWMPAVLTRLLGVAFVAFALLYVVRPLLLALAVRRDSPAVQALRGGDVTAAMTALTQENLMLTQQHPERAAQLVREWLQEDQETRTA; encoded by the coding sequence ATGAACGCACGCGTCCAGCAGCTCCTCGAGAACGTCCGCGACTTCTTCGTCGCGCTCCCGCCCGCACGCCGTATCGCCATCGTCGGCGTCGGCGTGGCGTCGGTGCTCCTCGTGCTCGGCCTCGCCTGGTGGGTGCAGCGGCCGCTCTACCGGCCGCTGTTCACCAACCTGTCGCAGGACGACGCGGGCCGCATCGTCCAGGCGCTGCGCGACGAGAAGGTCGACTACCAGCTCGACGACGGCGGCCGCGCGATCCTCGTCCCGGGCGAGCGCCTCTACGAGCTGCGCCTGGCGCTCGCCAGCCGCGGGCTGCCCGAGGGCGGCGGCGTCGGCTTCGAGCTCTTCGACCGCCAGACGCTCGGGCAGACGGACTTCCTCCAGCACCTCAACTACCAGCGTGCGCTCCAGGGCGAGCTCGCGCGGACCATCTCGGAGCTGGGCGGCGTCGACTCGGCGCGCGTGCACCTGGCACTGCCGGAGCGCTCGCTGTTCGTCTCCCAGGACCGGCGGCCGTCGGCGTCGGTGGTCGTGAAGCTCGCGCCCGGGCGCGCGCTGTCGCGGGCGCAGATCGACGGCATCGTGAACCTGGTCGCGGCGAGCGTCGAGGGGATGGACCCGGACGGCGTCACCGTCGTCGACGAGGCGGGCCGCATGCTGACGCCGGACCGCGGCGCCGGGCTCGACGACGGCGCGGCGTCGGGCACCGCGCTCGACTACCAGCGCGCCATGGAGCGTGGCACCGAGGAGCGCGTCGAGAGCCTGCTCGGCGCCATCGTCGGCCGGGGCGCCGTGGTCGCGCGGGTAGCGGCGAAGCTCGACTTCGCGCGCGCCGAGCGCACCGAGGAGCGCTTCGACCCCGACGGCGCGGTCCTCAAGACGGAGCAGCAGCGCCGCGAGGAGACCGTCGGCGCGCCGCCGACGGGCGGCGTGCCGGGCACGCAGTCGAACCTGACGAACGAGGTCGTCGAGACCAACGTGCCGTCGGGCCCGACCACGGAGCGCCGCGAGCAGTCGGTCACCTACGAGATCTCGAAGATGGTGTCGCGGACGATCGCCCCGGTCGGCGCGCTCGAGCGCCTGTCGGTCGCGGTGGTGGTCGACGGCACCTACACCGAGGAGAACGGCACGCGGACCTTCCAGCCGCGGCCGCAGGAGGAGCTCGACCGCTACACCGAGCTGGTGAAGAGCGCCGTCGGCTTCAACGAGGAGCGCGGCGACCAGATCCAGGTGATGAGCGCCCCGTTCCAGGAGGCGCCGGAGGCCACGGGCAGCGGCGTCTTGTCGGCGGTCGGACGCTGGATGCCCGCCGTGCTGACGCGGCTCCTCGGCGTCGCCTTCGTGGCCTTCGCGCTGCTCTACGTCGTGCGGCCGCTGCTGCTGGCGCTGGCCGTGCGGCGCGACAGCCCGGCCGTGCAGGCGCTGCGCGGCGGCGACGTCACCGCGGCGATGACGGCCCTCACGCAGGAGAACCTGATGCTCACCCAGCAGCATCCCGAGCGCGCGGCGCAGCTCGTGCGCGAATGGCTCCAGGAAGACCAGGAGACCCGGACCGCCTGA
- the fliE gene encoding flagellar hook-basal body complex protein FliE — translation MEPTRLVPGLPPTIEGPDYKKNLGKGLGLAEAGGQTFGQLLEDSLTQVNSLQQQADVAITDLASGGPTTLHDTMIALEKADLSFRLMMQVRNKIVEAYQEIVRMQV, via the coding sequence ATGGAGCCCACCCGTCTCGTTCCGGGCCTTCCCCCGACCATCGAGGGGCCGGACTACAAGAAGAACCTCGGGAAGGGCCTCGGGCTCGCCGAGGCGGGAGGGCAGACCTTCGGGCAGCTGCTCGAGGATTCGCTCACCCAGGTCAACTCGCTCCAGCAGCAGGCCGACGTCGCGATCACCGATCTCGCGAGCGGCGGCCCCACGACGCTGCACGACACCATGATCGCCCTCGAGAAGGCCGATCTCTCCTTCCGCCTCATGATGCAGGTCCGCAACAAGATCGTGGAGGCCTACCAGGAGATCGTGCGCATGCAGGTGTAA